GGTTGGTGCATTGGAAGCGTAAATGAGGAGTCTCGTCGTGTCTGCACAGAGCGCAATTCAGCAGGTGCTTGCTTATCCTGCCTATTCAAATGGTATGGAGGACGCAGTTGTTGACCTGGTTGTGATCCAGTGGATTATGCAAAAGCTGCGTGTTGATCGGATACGTAGTCTGTCAGAGCACAGCATAAATCCCACTCGCAACTGTCGAGCCGAGCAAGATTCAGGTACTGACCACTGAGGCGTTGATCTTGCTTCGTTTCGGATTTCGAGGATTTTGGCTATACGAAAGAAAAGCATGGGAACTAATCCCATGCTTTCTTCAATTGGTTAACGCTAACTCTAGAATCTTCTACTGATTGTTGAAACGTGGGTCAGGAAGAGTTTTGTAGTTAAAGCTTGCATAGTTTAGGTCGCTGTTCTGCCCATAAATTACTGGATAGAGCAGGTAAATGGGTCCGATTCCACCGTTGTAGCGTATCGAGACAGTTCTGAGAACGGTTTGATTCGGGCTGAAAGAAGGAGAGAAGCTACTTGGAAAGAGATAAGTACCCCAGCCATTGTATCCATTCCCTGTTGAATTAAGGAAAGACGAGATTCCCGCGATTCGGCTAAAGCCATCAGATGTCTGTATAACAACTGCTATATTGCCATCTGCATTTGGACCGAAGTTGGGGACATCGTAATAGAAGTCCATTCCGTAGAAATTGCCAATGTTCGGCAAGATGTTGTCGCCGTTGTCTATTGCGGGAAGATTCCAGCCTGAGCCAAGTCTGCCAGGCTTAAGTGTATTGACCAGGTACGATGGATATCCCTGGTACAAAGGATCGCTTGACACGTACACGCTGGTGCCTTTGTAGCTTCCGCCAAGTGCAACACCACTCAGCAGATTGGAAGCTTGCGCACCACTGGCAGTGCTGATCATGCAGCCGACTGCTGTCGCTGCACTAAGCATTAGAGAGACGAACTTTTTGAGCTGCATTGCGTACTCCTTATGTTGACCGCTTGACAAGTGGTTGTCTATTTACATAGATCTCGTGGGGCTAACTATAACACGCATGAGCTATGTGGCGAATAGGCACATGTGACCACCCTTGCCATCCCAAGTCGAACCATGGTTTGAACAAGTAGAGATGTACCAGAGGCACATCTCCAGTGCTTTGACATCCTGCCGACTGAGACCTTTTAGTTGTTGTTGAAACAGGCTATTTGCTGCCAGCTGTTTTCGACTCAGCAATCGCCTTATCGTAGCTTTTCTTGGCGATGTCGAATCGCTCGTATGACTTCTGGCACAACAAAGTGTCCTTAGGAACAAGTCGACGATTGACCTGGGCCATTTTCTCAAGAACCGATACTTGTTCTTCTCGACGTTTCGCGATGTCTTCTGCTGGTGCGGTTTCTTTGCTCCAGTCTGACGGATACGAATATGTGAGGGCTTGCTCAAGGGCGGACAATTTAACGCTCATGAGGTCATCTTCTGGATTCGGTTTTACTTTCTCCAATTCGTTCAGGCTGGCTATCCAGTATTTGTGAGCGAGCGCTTTGTTTCCGCTGAAAGAAGCCGATTCGCCTGCTTTGTAATAGCGAAACCATAAAGAGTTGTCGGGGACTGGCAGTACCAGTTCACCAACTCGATGTTTAGGTCCTACATGAGTGTTCATGGGCCGCGGTACGGGCAAAATTTTGCCCGGTACGTACATCATGCCTGGTGGAAGTTTCCTGGTCGGCGTTGGCTGTGATGGTTGCGATGAAGTCGCATTCTGCGCTGAGACTGAAGAAACATTCAAAGCTGCTGTCAGACCAATCAAGAAAAAAACGTGCGCCGTTTTCATAGCTTCCTCCGACTAAACATGAAAAATCCCAGAGCAAGCAATATACCATGCATGACTGCGCCCGTGCGTTGCTATTGCATCGCACTGCGTTGCAATAGCAACGGGCTCTACGCCTACAGACCGTCAAAGCAGCAGAATACTTCCCTATAAAACAAAAGCACACGATATCTCTATCGTATGCCTTTGCTCACAGGCTATTTGTATTGAATTATTGATTGTTGAAACGTGGGTCCGGCAGCGCTTTTGAAGTGAAATCGCTCCAGAAGAGGTCGGAATTTTGTCCCACAATGCCGGGAGCAAGTAAGTAGATTGGTCCGACTGCGCCGTTATAGCGGACCGACGCGGTTCGAACAATCCTTTCATCAGTGTTGAAGGCCGGCACGAAGTTTTGAGGAGTCAGATCGACGGCGTATGAGGTGTAACCATTTTGTGAGATGGCTTTAGTCGAAGTGACATTAGCTGCGCGGCTAAAGCCGTCATCTGTTTGAATAACAACAACTAAACCTGAATCTGCGTTGGGCCTAAAATTTGGCACTTCGTAAAAGAATTCGAATTTCTCGAGACCGCCAATATCTTTCAAAACGCTGTTGCCGTTACCGATTTCTGGAAGGTTCCAACCGCAATCGAATCTTCTCTTGAAAGTGTTCACAAGATATGCTGGGTAGTACGCATAGAGGGGATCAGGCGTTATCAGTGTGCTGGTTGCTCTGGAACTCCCGCCGAAGGCAACGCCACTCAAGACTTTGGAGGTTGATTGCGCATTGCCGGCGGTGGCAGTCATGCAAACTACCGTTGTTGCGCTTAGCAAAATGGATGCGAGTTTTTTGAGAGACATTGTGTGTATTCCTTGTTGTGACAGCTTCAAAGCGTTCCCACCGGGGGATATTCCGTGAAAATATACCACGGATGAGCTGTGTGTCTAACAGGCACATAGCGGATTTCATGTGCCAACAAGCTGCGCGCAAAGTCGCCCCCCTGAGGGATTTCAGGTGTGAATAAACTGCCTGCCTGGAAGGCACATGGCAGGTTCCAGGTGTGACCTTCTTTTGCAAAGCAGCAATAATCCAAATAAACAAAAGCAAACGATATCGCTTATCGTTTGCTTTGTTGCCAGCTAGTGTTTGTTCGAGCTATCGATTAACGAAAGTTGGGTCCGGCAGCGCTTTTGCGCTGAAATCGGTCCAGCTGAGAACCGAATTCTGTCCCCAAATAAGCGGATAAGTCAAATAGATTGGACCGATTGCGCCGTTGTAGCGGACCGTTGCAGTTCGAACAACTTTTTCATCAGGGTTGAAAGCAGGTGTGAAGTTCTGAGGAGTCAGAGTTACATGGTAGGCGTTGTAACCATTTTGGGCGAAGGGTGTAGTGGCAGTGATGCCAGCCACGCGGCTGAAGCCCTCTGCTGTTTGAATTACAACAACTATGCCCCGCTCAGCGCTTGGACCAAGATTTGGCACTTCGTAATAGAACTCGAAATACTCCAGACCGCCAACATCTGGCAGTGCATTGTTGCCTTTACCGATTTCTGGAAGGTTCCAACCGCAATCGAATCTTAACTTGTAAGTGTTCACAAGAAATGACTGGTAGAGACGATAGACAGGATCCGGGGTTATCAGAGTACTGGTTGCTTTTGAGCTCCCGCCGAAGGCAACGCCACTCATGGTTGTTGAGGCTGATTGCGCATTGCTGGCGGTGGCAGTCATGCAAACTGCAGATGCTGCGCTAAGCAAAAGTGATGCGAGTTTTTTGAATGACATTGTGTGTTCCTTGTTGTGACTGCTTGAAAGCGACTTCCGCAGTGGGACATTCCGTCAAAATATACCACGGATGAGCTGAGTGCCTACCAGACACATGGCAGATTTATGTTTGAAGAAGGTAAGTGCCCAAGAACCACATTCTAATTGTCAGGTGTGACTGCTAGTAAGAGAGGATGGACCTCCACCCTCTCGGTCATTTTTGTTTGCTGTGCTGTATTACTGTGCTGCTTCTGTTCTTGTTTCGGTGGTCGACGTCGAGGATGACTCAGTCGTCGAAGATGCAGGCGTCTGAGGTGTTGACGATCTCGAAGACGCTGACGGAGCCGTAGAAGCACCTTGTGAAGCAGACGGCGCAGCCGGGCTTGGCACTGGCATCGGTACCATTACCTGAGTCGGAGGTGTCGATGGTGCCGGTTGCGGGGCCATCGGTACTTCTGGCACCGAAGCAGGCGCTGCTGGAGGCGCTTGATTGATGATCGTCGTAGATGTCGGTGTGGCTTGTGGTTGATACGTCGTCGTTGTAACACTGCTGCTCGAACTGAAGTACCAAATAGCGAAACCAACTATCGACAGAAGTACGACAGCGAGAACTACATATGCCGCGGTGGAATCTGTCTGCGGTGAGGTCACGACAACATCCGGATCTCTTTCTCTAATGATCATTGTTCTGCCCCCGTTAGTGTGACAATTTTTCTGCGGCCCGCTCTGATCCCAATCGCAGCTCTTCCATAGCCGCTTTCAGTTCATCGAACGCTTTGTCCATGCCTCCGCGAAATTCTGTCCAGGCTTCTCCGCTTGCGTCTTTCATCTCGTTGAATTTCTTGCCGGCGGCTTCGCGCTTTTCATTCAATTCTTTCAACTTGCATGCAGCTTGCTCTTTAGCTTCGCCAGCCTTTGCGCTCAGCTCGCCCGCTTTAGAAGTCATCTCGTCGATCTTGGCGCCAAGTTCTCTGAGCTTGCATTCCATATTGCCTTCGTAATCGCTCTTACTGCATTCCATGGGAATTCTCCTTTGTACTTCTTGTGCTGGTTGCTCGCCTTATGACTGGGCGTGCCTGAGTAAAGTTCCGCCGCTCGCAACGTGCCGGACACCGCAGTTTCAGATCGCGATGTCGCTATGAGGCGGTCGCACTCACTTGCAGTTGTCGTTATGACGCGGCGCGCTCAGTTGCAGAGCATGATGGCGTTATGACGCGGTCGCGCTCAGTTCGCAATTCCGCTTATTGAGAAGCTGTTCATATATTGCTTCATAGGCATCAACCATTTTTTCGACACTGAAAAGTTTTTGCACGCGTTCGACGCAGTCGTTCCTATTTATATTCTTCAACTCAGGAAACCTGCGCACCAGTTGTTCCACCGAAGAGCCGATGATGGCTGTTTTCGGATCGTCCAGGATCTCCCTGACAGAGCCGCGGTCGAAAGCCATTACAGGAGTGCCGGCGGCTAACGCTTCCGCCATTACCAGACCAAAAGGCTCATTGAAATTGATTGGATAAACGACAGCCATGGCTTTGCCATAAAGCTCGACTTTTTGCTCGTGATTCACTTCACCAATAAAGTTTGCGTCACCGTTCGCCAAACGCGGTTTTACTTCCTGTTCGAAGTAAGACTCGTCATTTTTGTCGACTTTTCCCGCGACCGTGATTGGCAAGTTGAGCTGCTTCGCTATGTCTAGCGCCTCTGCTGTGCCTTTGTCTTTGCAGAGTCGTCCTATGAAGAGCAAGCTATCGCGCTGGTCGTTTTTATATTTGCTGTGAAAGTCTTCTACTTTGATGCCATTATATACGGTGCCAACATAATTAAGCTGATCCGGTTTGTTTAGCGACCGGAACGAGTCACTAATCGCCACATAAGGAAGATGTTTGTAGCGAAGATAAATATCTTCGCAGTAGCCTTTTACCTGATTGTGCATCGTCGTAAGCCTCGCACATTTCAGTCTGTCGAGAAAAGGAAGCGCTGTCCAGCTCATATGTGAGTGAACGATATCAAACTGATCTTGCCTGTTTTCGAGTTCGATCAGAGTCTGCATGTCGAACGCCGGCCACTGCAACATGTTGTATCTATCGCCCGCCCGCAACGGCTGGTCGACGACGGTCACCAATTTCGCTTTCGTGATGGAAGTTCCTGCCGCGAATAGCGTTACCTCATGCCCACGCTTTACCAATTCTTCAGTTAAAAGGCTGACGACCAATTCAGTACCGCCGTAGCCTTGTGGCGGTACCGGTTCCGTATTAGCTGCGACTTGAGCAATTCTCAATGTGTGCTTCCTCACTACGAGTTTCGTATTTGCAAATTTGTTTTTGACAAGTGTGGCAGATTTTCAGGCTTTGAGGGGTATTTGATGCAGACTCTTGTATACAATTCCCCTAATTTTTTCCAGATACTGGTAGGTCATCTATCGAAAGAAGGCGATCGGTCCTCAGGCGGATAAATTCTCTTTGTAAGAAGCTTGTAAAAGCCTGTAAAAACCTGATTGACGTTGAAATTTCGAGGTTCCGAAGTGGAACAATCCACTAGTGAATCTGGTCTTGATTTCCCCGAGAGAGAATGAGGTGGTTCCCGTGTTGAGGAACGAAAGTGTTAATTCATCAGCTTTGAAAACACTTAACGAGCACGAAGTTTCGGCAGCCGTTGAAGCTCTGCTCCATGTAGATTCACTCCTGGCGCCACTCCATCGCAAAGTGGTTGATTATATTGCTCGTTGCGAGGATAGCGCTCTGTTGGCGAAGCTCGCTGCTCATGCGAATCATGAAGTTCGGAGCGCAGTGGCTATGAATCATCAACTGCCTGAAGAATTGGTCTGGAAGTTGGCTGAGGACCCAGTTTTGAGCGTTAGAGCAAGTTTGGCGGATAATCGCCATTTGCCGTCGTTTCTTTTGGAAACTCTGGCTGAAGATGAAGACGAGCGTATCGCGCAGCGTGCCAATCGCACTTTAGATAAGTTGAGCGCCGCAGCCGCCGAAGCCGGCACTTTTTCACGGAAAGTCTTTCATTGGATGCATTTGGCGCTGCCGGTTGCCAAACACGGTTAAAACGGTCTGCTGGCGAACAAGCTGCAGGGCGAAAAGCTACTTGGCGAAGCTGCGGGTAAGCAAGCTGCGGCGAAAAGCTATGCGGCCAACAAGGTGCGGGGCGAAAAGCTACGGGACGACTCCCCTGTGAACACTGTGCCTTGTAACGCAGCAGTTCGTTAAGTGATGCTGTGTTGAATGTATCGCTTAAACATGGGCGATGATTAGCGCATTCCAACCCCCAGATAAACTAAAATTCGAGTGGCACATGCGGAGTCTTATGGAACACCAAACACTTAGCAGCCTCGAACCCGAGAAGGCGGCTAAAAACGCTCCTCGCAAAGAAATTTTGGCGTGGGCATCCTATGACATTGCCAATGCCACATATGCGACCGTCGTTGCCACAGCTGTTTACAACGCCTATTTCGCCAATGTCATAGCGGGTCCTGCATCGCACCTGGAGAAGGGTGTCGGCACGCTACTGCTGACTTTAGTCATTTGCATCGCCAGTCTGTTAATCGTCGTAACCGCTCCCATTCTTGGCACCATATCTGATGCAACTGCTTCGAAGAAATTGATTCTGTTCGTTTCCACGTTCATTTGCATTATTGCCACTGCTCTTCTATCTCTTTGCGGTGCTGGTGCTGTGCTGCCCGCGATGTTATTGCTCATCGTTGCAAACACATCGTTTGGAACGGGGGAGGATCTTATCGCCGCGTTCCTTCCGGAACTCGCGACCAGAGATGACATGGGCAGAATTTCTTCACTTGGCTGGGCTGCCGGTTATGTGGGTGGATTGCTTTCGCTGGGACTGTGCCTGGCTTACGTTTCCTGGGCAATGCATCAAAACATGGCGTCAACAGAATATGTGCCTATCGTTATGTTGTTCTGTGCGATCTTCTTCGGCGTCGCTTCATTGCCAACATTCATTTATCTAAAGGAGCGGGCTGTTCCAGACCCTGATGCAATGGGTAAGAATCCTGTCACAACCGGATTTCAGCGGTTGAAAGTGACTATTACTCATGCGCGTCACTACAGAGATCTTTTCCGGTTTTTGATAACTCTATTCCTTTATAGCTGCGGCACCACGACAATTGTTCATCTGGCTTCTGTCTATGCTCAAGAGGTCGTAAAATTCACGACCCAGGACTCCATCATCATGATTTTGGTCGTGAATTTGACGGCGGCTATAGGCGCTACAATTTTTGGTTACGTGCAGGATCGCATTGGATCAGTTAAAACACTGATGATTACGCTGTCTATCTGGATGGTTGCGATCACTGTTGCGGCAGCGGCCAGAGATAAGCCGCAACTGTGGATCGCAGCCAATCTCGTCGGAATTGCTATGGGTTCGACTGGTTCGGTCGGACGCGCACTGGTGGGGCAGTTTGCGCCGAGGGGACGATCGGGCGAGTTCCTCGGATTGTGGGGCGTTGCTGTAAAGTTGGCCACCGCAGTTGGTGCACTTAGTTTTGGCGCAATGCTCTGGTTGACTCACAATAATTATCGAGTGGCAATTCTGTTTACGCTTTTGTTTTTTATCGGCGGAATGCTCATGCTATCCAGAGTTAACGAAGAACGTGGAATATTGGCTGCCTCCACAGATATTCAGGATCCGTTGGATTAGTTGGCTGCATCCTGCGATGGCTGCATGCACACTGCGTTGGCTACATGCACCTTTCGTTGGCTACAATTTGATCGTGGTATTTCAAGATTGGCATTCGATAGAGCGCTGATGCATTTGAATCGCTTTGAGAACATCGTTGTGCTGCCATAAGTAGTGCGCGTAAGCTTGATAAGCATCCGAGAAGAATTGATTGCGAAGCAGCTTAGGGTCTTCTTTTCGGATTTTTTCTGCCAGCGCTTCGAAGTCTAGAAAGCGCGTATCGTGCTCGGTGTTATTTTGAATCGCGTCGATTTCAGCTATCCGTGCCATTACTTTGGCTTGCTCCTCAATGCAGTTGGAGCCATCTTTTTGCCATTCGTCGAGGGCAGTCTTGTAGGATTCTCGTGCGTCGTTTAGTTTTTTAAGCCTGAATTCTTCTTCTGCAATCTTGCTCTGCGTCAGTGCTACATAGGTGCCATCCTTCAATTCTCTCTCCTCTGAGCGCAGAAGCTTCGGAATTATCAATCTCACCGATGCCGCTTCCTGGTAACGTCCCAGCATGCCCAGAGCATCAGCATACCGCAGCAGAAGGTAGAGCTGAGCACTGCCTTGCAGCTGTGTCCAGGCGAAATTGTTTTTGGTTTGACGTAGTGTTTGTACGGCGTTAGCATATGAATGTGCAGCTGCAGAGAGATTTGCGGGCGATTGGAAGTATTCACAATCACCTTTTCCCATATAAGCAACGGTTAGCTTATCCAGCGCATTTGCGCGCTCCAGGTCTGTGCTGTCAATATATTTTTTCACGTCGCTGATGGCATCTGCGTAACTGCTCGCCGCTAACTCATACTCATGGTGACGGCGTTCAGAATGTGCTTTGGTTATTTTGGAGGATGCTAGGTCACTGTACCTTTTGACGACTTCTTTGCGGTTGCCATCACTTTTACCTTTAGTATGCTTGTCAATTGCTTGGTTGACGCCTAGTTCTGCGCCTTCAAGGAACAGTCCTTGTCCATCGCTCAGCAGTGCGTGTTTCTCTTCGTCAGCTTCGGTGATCGCTGGTTTGTCTTTGTATGGCTGCCAGATTGCGCCTTCGCTCCACAGATCGGGCTGCACCGAGAGCGCTTGCATCGAGTTCAGCGCATAGGTTGCCGCAAATAAAATTGCTCCACCAATCAAAACTGAAATTGTCACTAGAAAATTGATGGACTTAGTTGTTTGCCGCAGTCCAGTCAATTCGAATTTTTGTTTGATCCTCTCCGCAAAACCCTTTTGTTCATTGAGGCTGTTCAGGTCTGCTAAAAGGTCGTCCATTTTTTGATAGCGCTTCGCTGGATCTTTTGTGAAAGCTTTGAAGACAATTCGCTCCATATCGCCGCAGTCACTTAAATCAGGTCGTGCTTCTTTGAATGATGGTGGCACATCGTGAATGTGTTTCATCATTATTTTGAAGACGCTATCCGCATCTAGCGGCGGAACACCGGTTATCGCTTCGTACATTACGCAGCCAAATGAATAAATATCCGATCGGATATCCAGAGGCTGACCCTGGCACTGTTCCGGACTCATATATAGCGGGCTACCGAGCGCTTCTCCCGTTTGCGTTAGCTTCGCATTGTCTTCGTCTTCGACGAACTTTGCCACTCCGAAATCTACGATTTTGACGCATAGCGCATTATCGTCGTCGTAATTAAGCATGATATTGCTGGGTTTGAGATCTCTGTGAACGATTCCACGATGGTGCGCGTGAGCAATCGCCGCAGCCGTCTGTTTGAAAATATCGAGGGCGAGCTCCCGGTCGAGCGATTTTGTTTTGTTCAGCAGGTCTGCCAGCGATTCGCCCGGCACATAATCCATAACGAGATAGGGGATGCCGTTTTCGGTCACTCCATAGTCGTGCATAGCAACAATGCCGGGATGCTGCAGCCGGCTGGCCGCTTGCGCCTCTTGTTTGAATCGAAGCAGACTCGTTGCCTTTGCCGTCAGATGGGTGTGGAGC
This portion of the Candidatus Melainabacteria bacterium genome encodes:
- a CDS encoding serine/threonine protein kinase, producing MIESKERDSGGFNQNAENVTANPEAIEQGAAGKGDPLLNKLFAEKYVIEQRLGAGGMSVVYLARHEALNKKFAIKTLHTHLTAKATSLLRFKQEAQAASRLQHPGIVAMHDYGVTENGIPYLVMDYVPGESLADLLNKTKSLDRELALDIFKQTAAAIAHAHHRGIVHRDLKPSNIMLNYDDDNALCVKIVDFGVAKFVEDEDNAKLTQTGEALGSPLYMSPEQCQGQPLDIRSDIYSFGCVMYEAITGVPPLDADSVFKIMMKHIHDVPPSFKEARPDLSDCGDMERIVFKAFTKDPAKRYQKMDDLLADLNSLNEQKGFAERIKQKFELTGLRQTTKSINFLVTISVLIGGAILFAATYALNSMQALSVQPDLWSEGAIWQPYKDKPAITEADEEKHALLSDGQGLFLEGAELGVNQAIDKHTKGKSDGNRKEVVKRYSDLASSKITKAHSERRHHEYELAASSYADAISDVKKYIDSTDLERANALDKLTVAYMGKGDCEYFQSPANLSAAAHSYANAVQTLRQTKNNFAWTQLQGSAQLYLLLRYADALGMLGRYQEAASVRLIIPKLLRSEERELKDGTYVALTQSKIAEEEFRLKKLNDARESYKTALDEWQKDGSNCIEEQAKVMARIAEIDAIQNNTEHDTRFLDFEALAEKIRKEDPKLLRNQFFSDAYQAYAHYLWQHNDVLKAIQMHQRSIECQS
- a CDS encoding MFS transporter, with product MEHQTLSSLEPEKAAKNAPRKEILAWASYDIANATYATVVATAVYNAYFANVIAGPASHLEKGVGTLLLTLVICIASLLIVVTAPILGTISDATASKKLILFVSTFICIIATALLSLCGAGAVLPAMLLLIVANTSFGTGEDLIAAFLPELATRDDMGRISSLGWAAGYVGGLLSLGLCLAYVSWAMHQNMASTEYVPIVMLFCAIFFGVASLPTFIYLKERAVPDPDAMGKNPVTTGFQRLKVTITHARHYRDLFRFLITLFLYSCGTTTIVHLASVYAQEVVKFTTQDSIIMILVVNLTAAIGATIFGYVQDRIGSVKTLMITLSIWMVAITVAAAARDKPQLWIAANLVGIAMGSTGSVGRALVGQFAPRGRSGEFLGLWGVAVKLATAVGALSFGAMLWLTHNNYRVAILFTLLFFIGGMLMLSRVNEERGILAASTDIQDPLD
- a CDS encoding glycosyltransferase family 4 protein; the encoded protein is MRKHTLRIAQVAANTEPVPPQGYGGTELVVSLLTEELVKRGHEVTLFAAGTSITKAKLVTVVDQPLRAGDRYNMLQWPAFDMQTLIELENRQDQFDIVHSHMSWTALPFLDRLKCARLTTMHNQVKGYCEDIYLRYKHLPYVAISDSFRSLNKPDQLNYVGTVYNGIKVEDFHSKYKNDQRDSLLFIGRLCKDKGTAEALDIAKQLNLPITVAGKVDKNDESYFEQEVKPRLANGDANFIGEVNHEQKVELYGKAMAVVYPINFNEPFGLVMAEALAAGTPVMAFDRGSVREILDDPKTAIIGSSVEQLVRRFPELKNINRNDCVERVQKLFSVEKMVDAYEAIYEQLLNKRNCELSATAS